From Prochlorococcus sp. MIT 1223, the proteins below share one genomic window:
- a CDS encoding DUF2839 domain-containing protein, whose translation MGEARRRAEKKEFPFSKNKQPRKSDSSQRIFSWLPITEEQEQLFIELSIKGAWFGIGLLVLLWVVVRFIGPAAGWWIPADLH comes from the coding sequence ATGGGAGAAGCTCGACGTAGGGCTGAAAAAAAGGAGTTTCCTTTCAGCAAAAACAAGCAGCCAAGAAAAAGTGACTCTTCTCAGAGAATTTTTTCTTGGCTTCCTATTACCGAAGAGCAAGAGCAATTATTTATCGAACTCTCCATTAAAGGAGCTTGGTTTGGAATAGGTCTTTTAGTTTTACTTTGGGTCGTAGTTCGTTTTATTGGTCCTGCAGCTGGTTGGTGGATTCCAGCTGATTTGCATTAG
- the rplP gene encoding 50S ribosomal protein L16 produces MLSPKRTKFRKQQRGRMRGVATRGNKIAFGQFALQAQECGWITSRQIEASRRAMTRYVKRGGQIWIRIFPDKPVTMRAAETRMGSGKGNPEFWVAVVKPGRILFEMGGDAEITESIAREAMRLAQYKLPIKTTFLALDDPPQTQNGSSTSNATPVTLES; encoded by the coding sequence ATGCTTAGTCCAAAACGAACAAAATTCCGCAAACAACAACGAGGTCGCATGCGCGGTGTTGCAACTCGTGGAAATAAAATTGCCTTTGGGCAATTTGCTTTACAAGCTCAAGAATGTGGCTGGATCACATCTAGGCAAATTGAAGCAAGTAGGCGAGCAATGACTCGTTATGTCAAGAGAGGAGGACAGATATGGATTCGAATTTTCCCAGATAAACCTGTAACGATGAGAGCTGCTGAAACCCGTATGGGGTCTGGTAAAGGTAATCCAGAGTTTTGGGTTGCAGTTGTTAAGCCTGGTCGAATTCTTTTTGAAATGGGCGGTGATGCAGAGATTACCGAGTCAATTGCAAGAGAAGCAATGCGACTTGCTCAATATAAATTGCCTATTAAAACGACCTTTTTAGCATTAGATGATCCCCCTCAGACTCAGAATGGATCTAGTACTTCTAATGCCACACCCGTCACCTTGGAGTCTTAA
- a CDS encoding 50S ribosomal protein L23, with translation MTDNFKGRLADVIRRPLITEKATRGIELNQYSFEVDHRAAKPDIKAAIEEMFDVKVIGISTMNPPRKSRRVGRFAGKRTQVKKAVVRLAEGNSIQLFPES, from the coding sequence ATGACTGACAATTTTAAAGGCAGACTTGCTGATGTAATTAGGCGTCCTTTAATTACTGAAAAAGCAACAAGAGGTATTGAGTTAAATCAATACTCGTTTGAAGTCGATCATCGGGCTGCAAAGCCAGACATAAAGGCAGCTATTGAAGAAATGTTCGACGTTAAAGTTATTGGCATTAGTACTATGAATCCTCCTCGAAAAAGCAGGAGGGTTGGTAGATTTGCGGGCAAACGAACTCAGGTAAAAAAAGCTGTTGTTCGCTTGGCTGAGGGTAACTCAATTCAACTATTCCCCGAGTCATAA
- a CDS encoding HAD family hydrolase has product MTKKSLLVFDFDGVIIDGIAEYWSSSLKASMKLLEQSINASFSPSIVPESFKYLRPWVNHGWEMVIIATELIDPNSELSSENYKIFAGNYTDRCDTALISRGWNAKQLQEALDNIRNENIHRNLDHWLSLHKGFPGIKDRINRLKAEGIEIAILTTKSKKFTSEILNSLQISVDFLFGYEAGSKTEVLLEMSCNRTIRGFIEDRRSTLEKVLITPNLDTVPCFLASWGYLKPSDCKNLPEGIYLLEPKTFIKPLAKWH; this is encoded by the coding sequence GTGACTAAAAAATCTCTTTTAGTTTTTGATTTTGATGGGGTAATTATTGACGGTATTGCTGAGTATTGGTCTAGCTCTCTAAAAGCATCCATGAAATTGCTTGAGCAAAGCATCAATGCTTCTTTTTCTCCATCTATAGTTCCAGAATCCTTCAAATATTTACGGCCATGGGTGAATCATGGGTGGGAAATGGTGATAATTGCTACAGAGTTAATAGATCCTAATAGTGAACTATCTTCCGAAAATTATAAGATTTTTGCCGGGAATTACACAGACAGATGTGATACAGCATTAATCTCAAGAGGCTGGAATGCGAAACAACTTCAAGAAGCTTTAGATAATATTAGAAACGAGAATATACATAGAAATTTAGATCATTGGCTGAGTCTTCACAAAGGTTTTCCTGGAATAAAAGATCGCATTAATCGTCTTAAAGCAGAGGGAATTGAGATTGCTATCCTGACAACTAAAAGTAAAAAATTCACATCTGAGATACTAAATTCACTCCAGATAAGTGTAGATTTTTTATTTGGCTATGAAGCAGGAAGCAAAACAGAAGTATTACTTGAAATGTCTTGCAATCGAACTATAAGGGGCTTCATAGAAGACCGAAGATCCACTCTTGAGAAAGTTTTAATTACTCCAAATTTAGATACGGTACCTTGCTTCTTAGCAAGTTGGGGCTATCTGAAGCCAAGTGATTGCAAGAATCTCCCCGAAGGCATTTACTTGCTAGAGCCCAAAACATTCATAAAGCCCTTGGCGAAGTGGCATTAA
- the rpmC gene encoding 50S ribosomal protein L29 — MARPDTAEVRKLTDADIKQKIDDLRRELFDLRFQQATRQLNKTHRFKEARIELAQLLTVTSERSRSTSS, encoded by the coding sequence ATGGCTAGACCAGATACAGCCGAGGTGCGAAAGCTCACCGATGCTGACATCAAGCAAAAAATTGACGATTTACGTCGTGAATTATTTGATCTTCGTTTTCAGCAGGCAACTAGACAGCTGAATAAGACTCATCGTTTTAAAGAAGCCCGCATTGAGCTGGCTCAACTTTTGACGGTTACGTCCGAGCGAAGTCGCTCAACTTCATCCTGA
- the rpsQ gene encoding 30S ribosomal protein S17 has translation MALKERIGTVVSDKMDKTVVVAVENRFPHPIYEKIVSRTTRYKAHDAQNNCMEGDRVRIKETRPMSAHKRWAVSEVLNKGMKSREAEK, from the coding sequence ATGGCACTTAAGGAACGGATAGGCACCGTAGTCAGCGACAAGATGGATAAGACAGTTGTAGTGGCTGTTGAAAACCGTTTTCCACATCCAATCTATGAAAAGATTGTTAGTCGCACTACAAGATATAAAGCGCATGATGCTCAGAATAACTGCATGGAGGGAGACAGAGTTCGTATTAAAGAAACTCGTCCCATGAGTGCACATAAACGTTGGGCTGTATCAGAGGTACTAAATAAAGGTATGAAATCTAGAGAGGCAGAAAAATGA
- the rplV gene encoding 50S ribosomal protein L22: MTNSSANSSVAKAHGRFIRGSASKVRRVLDQIRGRTYRDALIMLEFMPYRSTGPITKVLRSAVANAEHNMGLDPSSLIITTASADMGPTMKRFRPRAQGRAFAIKKQTCHISIAVAAPTNTLDAEAQD; the protein is encoded by the coding sequence ATGACTAATTCATCCGCCAATTCTTCAGTTGCCAAGGCTCATGGCCGATTTATAAGAGGCTCTGCTTCCAAAGTTCGTCGGGTTCTTGATCAGATAAGAGGTCGAACTTATAGAGATGCTTTGATCATGCTTGAATTTATGCCTTATCGTTCAACAGGACCAATCACAAAAGTATTGCGTTCTGCAGTTGCAAATGCTGAACACAATATGGGACTAGATCCTTCTTCATTAATTATCACCACTGCAAGTGCTGATATGGGTCCTACAATGAAACGCTTTAGACCTAGAGCTCAAGGAAGGGCTTTTGCTATCAAAAAGCAGACCTGTCATATCAGTATTGCTGTGGCAGCGCCAACAAATACACTCGATGCGGAGGCTCAAGACTGA
- a CDS encoding LdpA C-terminal domain-containing domain, which produces MKKPTIANELALSKGTWVKLICGASNQDLASISDLCAIYAAAGVNCIDVAADIAVVNAAEKGLNWVETRFGKRPWLMISVSDGKDVHFRKAHFNPESCPADCPRPCEKVCPTNAINQGDGINKNLCYGCGRCLTTCPLGIIEEKDQSLKINEFGSLIAEANPDAVEIHTAPGRLQAFEESVKAIVQSNVPLKRIAVSCGLQNHSINIEILSKELWQRHECLCRYKQKPIWQLDGRPMSGDLGKGTGKFAISLWQKIRPIAPPGPLQLAGGTNSETINYLSRGHSPSGVAFGGMARKLIQPLLLEAQAKNMNLIDWNEGWDTALERAQKLINPWLQR; this is translated from the coding sequence GTGAAAAAACCTACTATTGCAAATGAATTAGCTCTTTCCAAAGGTACCTGGGTAAAATTAATTTGTGGAGCGAGCAATCAAGATTTAGCTTCTATAAGTGATCTGTGCGCCATTTACGCAGCTGCAGGAGTTAACTGCATTGATGTAGCTGCTGATATTGCAGTAGTAAATGCTGCAGAAAAAGGTCTTAATTGGGTTGAGACTCGTTTTGGGAAAAGACCGTGGCTAATGATTAGCGTTAGTGACGGTAAAGATGTGCATTTCAGGAAAGCACACTTTAATCCTGAAAGTTGTCCAGCAGATTGTCCTAGACCTTGCGAAAAAGTCTGCCCCACTAATGCAATCAACCAAGGGGATGGAATTAATAAAAACCTTTGCTATGGGTGTGGAAGATGTTTAACAACATGTCCACTAGGAATTATCGAAGAGAAAGATCAGTCTTTAAAGATTAATGAGTTTGGGTCTTTAATTGCTGAAGCTAATCCTGATGCAGTCGAAATCCATACTGCACCAGGGAGATTACAAGCTTTCGAAGAATCAGTTAAAGCAATCGTTCAATCCAATGTTCCTCTAAAACGAATAGCTGTGAGCTGTGGACTGCAAAATCATTCTATTAACATAGAGATTCTTTCAAAAGAACTTTGGCAACGCCATGAATGCCTATGTCGATATAAACAAAAACCAATCTGGCAGCTAGACGGGAGACCAATGAGTGGAGATTTAGGAAAAGGAACAGGCAAATTCGCAATATCTCTTTGGCAAAAAATTCGACCAATTGCCCCTCCAGGGCCTCTGCAACTAGCTGGAGGGACAAATTCAGAGACAATTAATTATTTATCTAGGGGTCATAGCCCATCAGGCGTGGCATTTGGTGGAATGGCACGCAAATTAATACAACCATTATTACTAGAAGCCCAAGCAAAAAATATGAATCTTATCGATTGGAATGAAGGATGGGATACCGCTCTTGAAAGAGCTCAAAAACTTATTAATCCATGGCTTCAAAGATAA
- the rpsC gene encoding 30S ribosomal protein S3, whose product MGHKIHPTGIRLGITQEHRSRWYAPSKTYPLLLQEDDRIRNFINKKYGSAGISEVLIARKAHQLEVELKTARPGVIVGRQGSGIEDLRSGIQKTIGDTNRQIRINVVEVDRVDADAHLLAEYIAQQLEKRVAFRRTIRMAVQRAQRAGVLGLKIQVGGRLNGAEIARSEWTREGRVPLHTLRAEIDYATKIASTTYGVLGIKVWVFKGEVLPKEEQPLPVGASPRRRGNRRPQQFEDRSNDGK is encoded by the coding sequence ATGGGACATAAAATTCACCCTACTGGAATTCGTCTTGGAATAACTCAAGAACATAGGTCGCGTTGGTATGCACCAAGCAAGACTTACCCTCTTTTACTTCAAGAAGACGATCGTATTCGCAACTTCATTAATAAAAAATATGGTTCAGCCGGAATTAGCGAAGTTCTTATAGCGCGCAAAGCACATCAACTCGAAGTAGAACTTAAGACTGCTCGTCCAGGAGTAATTGTTGGCCGACAGGGTAGTGGGATTGAGGATCTCAGATCTGGGATTCAGAAAACCATTGGAGATACAAATAGGCAAATTCGTATAAATGTTGTCGAAGTTGACCGAGTTGATGCTGATGCGCATCTTTTAGCGGAATATATTGCTCAGCAGTTAGAGAAAAGAGTTGCGTTTAGGCGCACAATTCGTATGGCAGTTCAGAGGGCTCAGAGAGCAGGAGTACTAGGTTTGAAAATTCAAGTTGGAGGAAGGCTTAATGGTGCTGAGATAGCCAGATCTGAATGGACTCGAGAGGGCAGAGTCCCGCTACATACTTTGCGTGCCGAAATTGATTATGCAACTAAGATTGCGAGTACGACTTATGGAGTACTTGGAATAAAAGTTTGGGTTTTCAAAGGTGAGGTCTTACCTAAGGAAGAGCAACCTTTACCTGTTGGCGCAAGTCCTCGACGGCGAGGTAATCGTCGCCCTCAACAATTTGAGGATCGCTCAAATGACGGTAAATAA
- the rpsS gene encoding 30S ribosomal protein S19: MGRSLKKGPFIADSLLRKLEKQNENDDKSVIKTWSRASTILPMMIGHTIAVHNGRSHIPVFITEQMVGHKLGEFAPTRTYRGHIRDKKGGR; encoded by the coding sequence ATGGGACGTTCACTTAAAAAAGGACCTTTTATTGCTGATAGCTTGCTCCGTAAGCTTGAGAAGCAAAATGAAAATGATGACAAATCTGTTATCAAAACTTGGTCAAGAGCCTCAACCATTCTTCCAATGATGATTGGCCACACAATTGCAGTTCATAATGGCAGAAGTCATATTCCAGTATTCATTACTGAACAAATGGTTGGCCACAAGTTGGGAGAATTTGCACCAACTCGTACTTATAGAGGTCACATTAGAGATAAAAAAGGAGGTAGATAA
- the recA gene encoding recombinase RecA: MKTEANTNPSTSNGKLPVNSKSGEKEKALNLVLGQIERNFGKGSIMRLGDASKMRVETISTGALTLDLALGGGYPKGRVVEVYGPESSGKTTLTLHAIAEVQRNGGVAAFVDAEHALDPVYAAALGVDVENLLVSQPDTGEMALEIVDQLVRSAAVDLVVVDSVAALTPRSEIEGEMGDHAVGSQARLMSQAMRKITGNIGKSGCTVIFLNQLRLKIGITYGNPETTTGGNALKFYASVRLDIRRIQTLKRGTEEYGIRAKVKVAKNKVAPPFRIAEFDILFGQGISTVGCLLDLAEETNIVTRKGAWYSYKGDNIGQGRDNTISWLEENPESKKQIEVLVKQKLTEGSEVSSNSMKPIAAVAQKTPPIVNSKIATAA; this comes from the coding sequence ATGAAAACCGAAGCAAACACCAATCCATCCACAAGTAACGGAAAGCTACCAGTTAATTCAAAGTCTGGAGAAAAAGAAAAAGCATTAAATCTCGTACTAGGGCAAATAGAACGAAACTTCGGCAAAGGATCGATCATGCGCCTAGGAGATGCCTCGAAGATGAGAGTAGAAACGATATCCACAGGTGCTCTTACGTTAGACCTTGCACTCGGGGGAGGTTATCCGAAAGGAAGAGTAGTTGAAGTTTATGGGCCAGAAAGCTCTGGTAAAACAACATTAACCTTGCATGCAATAGCCGAAGTACAAAGGAATGGTGGAGTAGCAGCCTTTGTTGATGCAGAGCACGCATTGGATCCTGTATATGCAGCAGCTCTGGGAGTAGATGTAGAGAATCTTCTTGTTTCGCAACCAGATACAGGCGAGATGGCATTGGAAATTGTCGATCAACTTGTACGTTCTGCAGCCGTCGATTTAGTAGTTGTTGACTCTGTAGCAGCACTAACCCCAAGATCAGAAATTGAAGGAGAAATGGGTGATCACGCAGTAGGAAGTCAGGCGCGACTAATGAGTCAAGCGATGCGCAAAATCACAGGCAATATTGGGAAATCAGGTTGCACAGTCATTTTCCTAAACCAATTACGCCTAAAGATTGGTATCACTTATGGAAATCCAGAAACAACAACTGGAGGAAATGCTCTTAAGTTTTATGCATCTGTCAGACTCGATATACGTCGCATTCAAACTCTGAAAAGAGGAACTGAAGAATACGGAATACGAGCAAAAGTCAAAGTAGCCAAGAACAAAGTTGCACCACCATTCCGAATCGCAGAGTTTGACATTCTATTTGGTCAAGGAATAAGTACCGTTGGTTGTTTACTCGACTTAGCAGAAGAAACTAATATCGTAACTAGAAAAGGTGCATGGTATAGCTATAAAGGCGATAACATTGGTCAAGGTCGAGACAATACAATTAGTTGGCTTGAAGAAAACCCAGAATCCAAAAAACAAATTGAAGTATTAGTAAAGCAAAAACTCACAGAAGGTTCAGAAGTTAGCTCTAATTCAATGAAACCAATAGCTGCGGTTGCACAAAAAACACCACCAATTGTAAATAGTAAAATAGCTACGGCTGCTTAA
- the rplB gene encoding 50S ribosomal protein L2 — protein sequence MAIRTFRPYTPGTRTRVVTDFNELTGRKPERSLVVSKHRRKGRNNRGVITCRHRGGGHKQLYRLVDFRRNKPGIAAKVAAIHYDPHRNARLALLFYSDGEKRYILAPAGISIGQEIISGVDSPIEPGNALPLSAIPLGSSVHCVELYPGRGGQMVRSAGASAQVVAKEGDYVALKLPSTEVRLVRQECYATLGEVGNSEIRNTSLGKAGRRRWLGRRPQVRGSVMNPCDHPHGGGEGKAPIGRAGPVTPWGKAALGLKTRKKNKPSNRFVLRKRRRVSKRSRGGRDS from the coding sequence ATGGCAATTCGAACTTTCCGACCTTATACACCTGGAACTAGAACCAGAGTTGTAACTGATTTTAATGAGCTTACAGGTCGCAAGCCTGAACGCTCATTAGTAGTTTCAAAACATCGACGTAAAGGTAGAAATAATAGAGGAGTTATTACTTGCAGGCATAGAGGAGGAGGCCATAAGCAACTTTATAGGTTAGTTGATTTTCGAAGGAATAAGCCTGGAATAGCCGCTAAAGTTGCGGCTATTCATTACGATCCCCATCGCAATGCTCGACTGGCTTTGCTTTTTTATTCTGATGGAGAAAAACGATATATTCTTGCCCCTGCTGGAATATCAATAGGTCAAGAGATTATTTCTGGAGTTGATTCTCCTATTGAGCCAGGCAATGCTCTTCCTTTATCTGCAATCCCTCTTGGCTCAAGTGTGCACTGTGTTGAGCTATATCCTGGTAGAGGAGGGCAGATGGTTAGATCTGCTGGTGCGAGTGCCCAGGTTGTGGCTAAAGAAGGTGACTATGTGGCGTTGAAATTACCCTCGACTGAAGTTCGTTTAGTTCGTCAAGAGTGTTACGCAACTCTTGGTGAGGTAGGTAATTCTGAGATTAGAAATACTAGTCTTGGTAAAGCAGGTCGTAGGCGTTGGTTAGGCAGAAGGCCTCAAGTTAGAGGTAGTGTGATGAACCCTTGCGATCACCCTCATGGTGGTGGTGAGGGTAAAGCACCTATAGGTCGAGCTGGTCCTGTCACTCCATGGGGTAAGGCAGCCTTAGGCCTTAAGACTCGGAAGAAGAATAAGCCAAGTAATCGGTTTGTTCTTCGGAAACGTCGTCGCGTCTCCAAGCGGAGCCGAGGAGGACGCGATTCCTAA
- a CDS encoding NAD(P)H-quinone oxidoreductase subunit N, with protein sequence MPLLLSGRKFRQDLEDCGCLAILTPLEGGAETRLLRRLRAAGYRTQIISARGLGDPEIFLCQLHGIRPPHLGHQNIGRNGALGEVQQVIPQINEFLKDNCPIVLWLIEGQVLSQSELLNLNNLCQREPRLKIVIEMGGARSIKWQSITEFIKA encoded by the coding sequence ATGCCTCTTCTGCTCTCAGGTCGCAAGTTCCGCCAAGATCTTGAGGATTGTGGCTGCCTTGCAATACTCACACCTTTAGAAGGAGGGGCGGAAACACGTCTATTACGCCGCCTTAGAGCAGCAGGCTATAGAACTCAAATAATCTCAGCTAGAGGTCTTGGAGATCCTGAAATATTTCTCTGCCAACTTCATGGAATAAGGCCTCCACATCTGGGGCATCAAAATATTGGTCGTAATGGTGCACTTGGAGAAGTTCAACAAGTAATCCCACAAATTAATGAATTTTTAAAAGACAATTGTCCAATAGTTCTTTGGTTAATTGAGGGACAAGTTTTATCCCAATCTGAACTACTTAACTTAAATAATCTTTGTCAACGAGAACCTCGTTTAAAAATTGTCATAGAAATGGGAGGGGCAAGAAGTATCAAATGGCAATCAATAACTGAATTTATAAAAGCTTAA
- the rplN gene encoding 50S ribosomal protein L14 gives MIQQETFLTVADNSGAKRLQCIRVLGSNRRYAHVGDVIVAAVKDAMPNMGVKKSDVVKAVVVRTKATMRRETGNSIRFDDNAAVLINDDKNPKGTRVFGPVARELRDRNFTKIVSLAPEVI, from the coding sequence ATGATTCAACAAGAGACATTCCTAACTGTTGCAGATAACAGTGGCGCTAAACGACTTCAATGCATACGAGTATTGGGTTCTAATAGACGTTATGCCCATGTAGGTGATGTGATAGTGGCTGCAGTGAAGGATGCTATGCCAAACATGGGAGTAAAGAAATCTGATGTCGTAAAAGCTGTTGTGGTTCGAACAAAAGCGACAATGCGACGCGAGACAGGTAATTCAATTCGTTTTGATGATAATGCAGCAGTTTTGATCAATGATGATAAGAACCCTAAGGGGACAAGAGTATTCGGTCCTGTTGCGCGCGAATTGCGTGATAGAAACTTCACGAAAATTGTTTCACTTGCCCCGGAGGTTATTTAA
- a CDS encoding helicase — MLEANAHNHLKVLLQSETSIWHHNLTLSRLVARSLRRRDKSLLQLPIGSKNYWWPGILIPLCLDSSDAVLVLSLKQRRRLLDFELPRLKDAGLHFPLWEGLEPPPNGKVWLLDYAGFLYVFENGLLNFKQIIIPEAEFLCERLRETIAIKIHHLDWEQLRRALPVFDSAFLEIYQRITKRIFIQAASEDAQVSIDNGDLLALKDLLTIAGSLPSPWPEIVHAIKSGWASWGQLNHKTLDWTWHLQPLEPLKHIQSLLNKSSFLMLAGSLQNDLLLSELKTIPCELNVSISLGRTIHQEPIQLFVPYRQPLPNTEYFAEYLLDQCRRLILGVPGITIILLDDFQLRAKLTSQLAAEFGRRVVQETTTPESNGVVSCSCSWWLKHHEQIPVPHQLIFAILPFTSLESPLLQARVNELKKEGRDWFRDLLLPDVLNMIPFAVEPIRKNQGRVAILDGRLRSRSWGGLVFRTLEPWTPLERLMPS, encoded by the coding sequence ATGTTGGAAGCTAATGCTCATAATCATCTAAAAGTCTTATTGCAAAGTGAGACTTCAATTTGGCATCACAATTTAACTTTAAGTCGATTAGTTGCTAGAAGTTTGCGCAGAAGAGATAAATCCTTATTGCAATTACCAATTGGGAGTAAGAATTATTGGTGGCCTGGCATACTTATTCCTCTTTGTTTAGATAGTTCTGATGCGGTTTTGGTTCTTTCTTTAAAACAACGTAGACGTCTTTTGGATTTTGAATTACCTCGATTAAAAGATGCTGGTTTACATTTCCCTCTTTGGGAAGGATTAGAACCTCCTCCAAATGGAAAAGTTTGGTTACTGGATTATGCCGGTTTTTTATATGTTTTTGAAAATGGATTGTTAAATTTTAAGCAAATAATTATTCCGGAAGCAGAATTTCTTTGTGAAAGGCTGAGGGAAACAATTGCCATTAAAATTCATCATTTAGATTGGGAACAATTAAGAAGAGCTTTACCAGTTTTTGATTCAGCTTTTTTAGAGATTTATCAGAGAATTACCAAAAGAATTTTTATTCAAGCGGCATCTGAAGATGCACAAGTTTCCATTGATAATGGTGACCTTCTTGCGTTAAAGGATCTTTTGACGATTGCAGGATCCTTGCCTTCTCCGTGGCCTGAGATTGTTCATGCGATTAAAAGTGGTTGGGCTAGCTGGGGACAATTGAATCACAAAACACTAGACTGGACATGGCATTTACAGCCTTTAGAACCTTTGAAACATATTCAAAGTCTTTTAAATAAATCGTCTTTTTTGATGCTTGCAGGGTCATTGCAAAATGATTTACTTCTATCAGAGTTGAAAACTATTCCTTGTGAATTAAATGTTTCTATAAGTCTTGGAAGAACAATTCATCAAGAGCCTATTCAACTATTTGTTCCTTATCGTCAGCCATTACCTAATACAGAGTATTTTGCAGAATACCTTCTGGATCAATGTCGAAGATTAATTCTTGGAGTTCCAGGAATTACAATTATTTTATTGGATGATTTTCAGCTTAGAGCTAAATTAACTAGTCAATTGGCTGCAGAGTTTGGCAGGAGAGTTGTTCAAGAAACGACAACACCTGAATCTAATGGAGTTGTTAGTTGTAGTTGCTCTTGGTGGTTAAAACATCATGAACAAATACCAGTACCTCATCAATTAATATTTGCCATACTGCCATTTACAAGCTTGGAATCACCGTTGCTCCAAGCAAGAGTTAATGAACTCAAAAAAGAAGGCCGAGATTGGTTCCGAGATTTATTATTACCTGATGTTTTAAATATGATACCTTTTGCGGTAGAGCCAATTCGCAAAAATCAAGGTAGAGTGGCTATTCTTGACGGACGATTACGTTCTAGAAGTTGGGGTGGGCTTGTTTTTAGAACATTGGAACCATGGACTCCATTGGAAAGGTTGATGCCGTCTTAA
- the rplC gene encoding 50S ribosomal protein L3, producing the protein MSIGILGKKLGMSQFFDDQGRAIPVTLIEAGPCRITQLKNDETDGYSAVQIGFGFVREKLINKPFKGHLSKSGKDLLRYLREYRVKDLADFELGTAITVGNFQAGQKVDVSGDSMGRGFAGYQKRHGFSRGPMSHGSKNHRLPGSTGAGTTPGRIYPGKRMAGRYGGKKITTKGLTILKVDSDKNLLVVKGSVPGKPGSLLNISPAKRVGSISTKGGK; encoded by the coding sequence ATGTCTATTGGCATTCTTGGAAAGAAATTGGGAATGTCCCAATTCTTCGATGATCAAGGCAGGGCAATTCCAGTCACTTTGATTGAAGCTGGCCCATGTCGGATCACACAATTAAAAAACGACGAAACTGATGGCTATTCAGCCGTTCAGATAGGTTTTGGATTTGTTAGAGAAAAACTAATAAATAAACCTTTTAAAGGTCATTTATCTAAGTCTGGAAAAGATCTTCTGCGTTATTTACGTGAATATCGTGTAAAAGATCTAGCTGACTTTGAACTAGGAACAGCAATAACTGTTGGTAATTTTCAGGCTGGTCAAAAAGTTGATGTCAGCGGAGATTCCATGGGAAGAGGTTTTGCTGGTTATCAAAAACGACATGGGTTTAGTCGGGGACCAATGAGTCATGGTTCCAAAAATCATCGATTACCTGGATCTACTGGAGCGGGTACAACTCCAGGTCGAATATATCCAGGAAAGCGAATGGCTGGTCGCTATGGAGGGAAGAAAATTACAACTAAAGGTTTGACTATTTTAAAAGTTGACAGTGATAAAAATCTCCTAGTAGTAAAGGGTTCAGTCCCTGGTAAGCCTGGCTCACTTTTGAACATATCACCTGCTAAACGAGTTGGTTCTATATCTACTAAAGGAGGTAAATGA
- the rplD gene encoding 50S ribosomal protein L4: protein MATCIIRDWQGKEAGNATLDLKVAKETSALDLMHRAVLRQQAHSRQGTASTLTRAEVRGGGRKPYKQKGTGRARQGSIRTPLRPGGGITFGPKPRTYNLSMNRKERRLALRTALMARIDDVLVVKDFGGTLDTPKTKEIINAFTRLGIKPNSKVLIVLANPSEVLRRSIRNIEKVKLIKADQLNVFDLLNASSLLVGEDALKIIQEVYGND from the coding sequence ATGGCTACTTGTATTATTCGTGATTGGCAAGGTAAAGAGGCAGGTAATGCGACTCTTGATCTAAAGGTAGCCAAAGAAACAAGTGCATTAGATTTGATGCACAGAGCAGTTTTACGCCAACAAGCTCATAGTAGGCAAGGTACTGCAAGTACTTTAACTAGGGCTGAAGTCCGAGGTGGTGGTCGCAAGCCTTATAAGCAAAAGGGAACGGGAAGAGCTCGGCAAGGTTCCATTCGTACCCCCTTACGTCCTGGAGGTGGAATTACATTTGGTCCAAAGCCTAGAACATATAATTTATCGATGAATCGTAAGGAGCGACGCTTGGCTTTGCGTACAGCTCTTATGGCCAGAATTGATGATGTGTTGGTTGTAAAAGATTTTGGAGGAACTTTAGATACTCCAAAAACCAAGGAGATTATTAATGCTTTTACTCGATTGGGAATAAAGCCTAATTCGAAGGTGCTCATTGTTCTTGCCAATCCATCAGAGGTTCTTCGTAGATCTATTAGAAATATTGAGAAGGTCAAGCTAATAAAAGCTGATCAGCTCAATGTTTTTGATTTACTCAATGCAAGCTCATTACTTGTAGGAGAAGATGCATTGAAAATTATTCAGGAGGTGTATGGCAATGACTGA